The proteins below come from a single Mytilus edulis chromosome 5, xbMytEdul2.2, whole genome shotgun sequence genomic window:
- the LOC139525100 gene encoding M-phase inducer phosphatase 3-like — protein sequence MDFADFDDSPTLSLLKSDFRSKRKRTDKFDNNTDCDTPVSYCKRKYIRSQKLLLKKSLSFDAQILSTNKDLSVDSINQRDTKPEDILVQAAVLTGDGKKECCLQTVQGQCHDLRYITPATINDVLNGKYNDTIGSVRIIDSRYSYEFEGGHISGAQNIHNKDDILELLKTPNTPHSDGKRDVIIFHCEFSSERGPKMCRFLRNHDRELNAEKYPSLYFPELYILKGGYKEFYESYKTLCIPMDYVPMLSKDHKDDLRHFRSKSKSWYAGQKRQKSPSGRLFY from the coding sequence ATGGATTTTGCTGACTTTGACGACTCACCAACACTTAGTTTGTTAAAATCAGATTTTAGATCAAAGAGAAAAAGAACCGATAAATTTGACAACAATACTGACTGTGATACCCCTGTGTCTTACTGTAAGAGAAAATACATCAGGTCTCAAAAACTATTACTAAAAAAATCTTTGTCGTTTGATGCACAAATTCTCAGTACCAACAAAGACTTGTCCGTTGATTCCATCAATCAGAGAGATACTAAACCAGAAGACATTTTAGTTCAAGCCGCCGTCCTCACTGGAGACGGAAAGAAAGAATGTTGCTTACAAACCGTTCAGGGACAATGTCATGACCTAAGATACATAACTCCAGCCACCATCAATGATGTTTTAAACGGAAAATACAACGATACAATTGGGAGTGTTCGTATAATTGACAGTAGATATTCGTATGAGTTTGAAGGTGGTCACATATCAGGCGCtcaaaatattcataataaaGACGATATTTTAGAACTATTAAAAACTCCAAATACACCCCACTCAGATGGAAAGCGTGACGTTATTATTTTCCATTGTGAGTTTTCTTCCGAGAGAGGACCTAAAATGTGCCGCTTTCTTCGTAATCATGACAGAGAGTTAAATGCTGAAAAATATCCTTCTTTGTATTTCCCTGAACTTTATATTCTAAAGGGAGGATACAAAGAGTTTTATGAAAGTTACAAGACATTATGTATTCCAATGGATTACGTTCCAATGTTAAGCAAAGATCATAAAGACGATTTGCGTCATTTCCGGTCCAAATCAAAATCATGGTACGCTGGACAAAAACGACAGAAATCTCCCTCCGGTCGTTTGTTTTATTGA